The following coding sequences are from one Panicum hallii strain FIL2 chromosome 5, PHallii_v3.1, whole genome shotgun sequence window:
- the LOC112895084 gene encoding probable potassium transporter 3, whose amino-acid sequence MWPTDPENGLSPKNTIGIDVYNPPPLHWTSLLVLAYQSCGVVYGDLSTSPLYVYKGTFSGSLHRFLGEEAVVFGVFSVVFWTVTLIPLLKYVFIVLSADDNGEGGTFALYSLLVRHAKFSLMPNQQAADEELSAYYRPGYSTEDTPMLRALRNFLEKHRKSRTCLLVMVLFGASLVIGDGVLTPAMSVLSSFSGLQVHSSALTHGEVLLLSCIVLVCLFTLQHWGTRRVAFLFAPVVVLWLLLLGALGVYNIVVWNPRILRALSPYYVVSFFQRTGKEGWISLGGVLLSMTGTEAMYADLGHFTAASIRVAFVGLIYPCLVLQYMGQAAFLSKSPNCNIHFIFFESIPRPIFWPVLVIATLAAIVGSQAVISATFSIVRQCTALGCFPRVKIVHTSNRIHGQIYSPEINWILMLVCLGVTVGFRDTTLIGHAYGMACAGVMVVTTLLMALVMVFVWQQGFLLATMFLLAFGSVECVYLSAALMKVPQGGWLPLALSLVIVAVMYVWHYGTRRRHMFDVQNKVSLKWLHALGPSLGIVRVPGIGLIYSELATGVPAIFSHFVTNLPAFHQVLVFVCVKAVPIPHVRCYERHLIGRIGPREFRMYRCVVRHGYKDVPGDDIDFENDLVVRIAEFVHMEAAEAAGNSADAPRESDASVEGRMAVVSRPFDLSRTGLLMRAPLPNPEESAVVRAATAATAATSTADSGKTETIQSLQTMYEPESPGFAIRRRIRFEIDDVTSESMDPAVKEELSALVEAKHAGVAYIMGHSYIKARKSSSLFKKLAIDVAYTFLRKNCRGPAVALNIPHISLIEVGMIYYV is encoded by the exons ATGTGGCCGACGGACCCCGAGAATGGCCTCTCGCCCAAGAACACCATCGGCATCGACGTCTACAACCCTCCACCG CTGCACTGGACGAGCCTCCTGGTGCTGGCGTACCAGAGCTGCGGCGTGGTGTACGGCGACCTGAGCACGTCGCCGCTGTACGTGTACAAGGGCACCTTCTCGGGGTCCCTGCACCGGTTCCTGGGCGAGGAGGCCGTCGTGTTCGGCGTCTTCTCCGTGGTGTTCTGGACCGTGACGCTGATCCCGCTGCTCAAGTACGTGTTCATCGTGCTCAGCGCCGACGACAATGGCGAGGGCGGCACGTTCGCCCTCTACTCGCTGCTGGTGCGGCACGCCAAGTTCAGCCTGATGCCCAACCAGCAGGCCGCCGACGAGGAGCTGTCGGCGTACTACCGGCCCGGGTACTCGACGGAGGACACGCCCATGCTCCGGGCGCTCCGGAACTTCCTCGAGAAGCACCGCAAGTCGCGCACGTGCCTGCTCGTCATGGTCCTCTTCGGCGCCTCGCTCGTCATCGGCGACGGCGTCCTCACGCCGGCCATGTCGGTGCTCTCGTCCTTCTCCGGCCTCCAGGTGCACTCCAGCGCGCTCACGCACGGCGAGGTGTTGCTGCTGTCCTGCATCGTGCTGGTGTGCCTCTTCACCCTGCAGCACTGGGGGACGCGCCGGGTGGCCTTCCTCTTCGCGCCCGTCGTCGTGCTCTGGCTGCTCCTGCTCGGCGCGCTCGGCGTCTACAACATCGTGGTGTGGAACCCCAGGATCCTGCGCGCGCTCTCGCCCTACTACGTCGTCAGCTTCTTCCAGCGGACCGGCAAGGAAGGGTGGATCTCGCTCGGAGGAGTGCTCCTCTCCATGACAG GGACCGAAGCCATGTATGCAGATCTTGGCCACTTCACAGCTGCGTCCATTAGGGTCGCGTTCGTGGGCCTCATCTACCCGTGCCTGGTGCTGCAGTACATGGGGCAGGCGGCCTTCCTGTCCAAGTCTCCCAACTGCAACATCCACTTCATCTTCTTCGAGTCCATTCCAC GCCCCATCTTCTGGCCGGTGCTGGTGATCGCGACGCTGGCGGCGATCGTCGGCAGCCAGGCCGTGATCTCGGCCACCTTCTCCATCGTGCGCCAGTGCACCGCGCTGGGCTGCTTCCCGCGCGTCAAGATCGTGCACACCTCCAACCGCATCCACGGACAGATCTACAGCCCCGAGATCAACTGGATCCTCATGCTCGTCTGCCTCGGCGTCACCGTCGGCTTCCGCGACACCACCCTTATCGGCCACGCCTACGGGATGGCCTGCGCGGGGGTCATGGTGGTCACCACGCTCCTCATGGCGCTCGTCATGGTCTTCGTCTGGCAGCAGGGCTTCCTCCTGGCCACCATGTTCCTGCTCGCCTTCGGCTCCGTCGAGTGCGTCTACCTCTCCGCCGCGCTCATGAAGGTGCCGCAGGGCGGCTGGCTGCCGCTCGCGCTCTCGCTCGTCATCGTCGCCGTCATGTACGTCTGGCACTACGGCACCCGCCGCAGGCACATGTTCGACGTGCAGAACAAGGTGTCGCTCAAGTGGCTGCACGCGCTGGGCCCCAGCCTCGGCATCGTGCGCGTTCCAGGCATCGGCCTCATCTACTCCGAGCTCGCCACCGGCGTGCCGGCCATCTTCTCCCACTTCGTCACCAACCTGCCGGCGTTCCACCAGGTGCTCGTCTTCGTCTGCGTCAAGGCCGTGCCCATCCCGCACGTCCGCTGCTACGAGCGCCACCTCATCGGCCGCATCGGCCCGCGCGAGTTCCGCATGTACCGCTGCGTCGTCAGGCACGGCTACAAGGACGTCCCCGGCGACGACATCGACTTCGAGAACGACCTCGTCGTCCGCATCGCCGAGTTCGTGCACATGGAGGCCGCTGAGGCCGCCGGCAACAGCGCCGACGCCCCGCGCGAAAGCGACGCCTCCGTCGAGGGCCGCAtggccgtcgtcagccgcccctTCGACCTGTCCCGGACGGGCCTGCTCATGAGGGCGCCGCTACCCAACCCGGAGGAGAGCGCCGTCGTGCGCGCGGCcacggccgccaccgccgccacgtcGACCGCGGACAGCGGCAAGACGGAGACAATCCAGTCGCTGCAGACCATGTACGAGCCCGAGTCGCCGGGGTTCGCCATccggcggcgcatccggttcgaGATCGACGACGTCACCAGCGAGAGCATGGACCCGGCGGTGAAGGAGGAGCTGAGCGCACTCGTCGAGGCGAAGCACGCCGGCGTGGCCTACATCATGGGCCACTCGTACATCAAGGCGAGGAAGAGCTCGTCGCTGTTCAAGAAGTTGGCCATCGACGTCGCCTACACCTTCCTGCGCAAGAACTGCAGGGGACCCGCCGTGGCGCTCAACATTCCGCACATCAGCCTCATCGAAGTTGGCATGATCTACTACGTCTAG